A DNA window from Mycoplasmopsis pullorum contains the following coding sequences:
- the tyrS gene encoding tyrosine--tRNA ligase, which produces MSILNELKNRNILKNLSSLEKMNKLENSGCGVYAGFDPTAQSLHLGNYIQIVNLLRFKQFGFDVYAILGGATGMIGDPSFRNSERKLLDQETLLFNKNKIRQQLEKFGLKVIDNYDFYKDMNIIEFLSKVGKLVNVSYMIAKDSVASRLENGLSFTEFSYQLIQGWDFLTLYKDKNVCIQFGGSDQWGNITTGLDMISTTFGNDHKAVALTAQLLTDENGNKFGKSTGGGNLWLDKEMNKPFSLYQFLYNQPDSQIKNLLMWLTFLSVEEINQIVAEHEKEPAKRKAQEILAFEVVKDIHSREDAEIAQNISKIMFDKSFNPFELDTSAVEQMFSQMSNLELSGNKSLFEQLLDLKVFNSKREIREMLATGAIKWNDQTIESEDFVVASEQFDSKYALLKKGKKNLYLVKIN; this is translated from the coding sequence ATGTCAATTCTAAATGAACTAAAAAATCGAAACATTTTGAAGAATTTATCAAGTCTTGAAAAAATGAATAAATTAGAAAATTCAGGTTGCGGAGTTTACGCTGGTTTTGATCCGACCGCACAAAGTTTACACTTAGGTAACTACATTCAAATTGTTAATTTACTACGTTTTAAACAATTTGGTTTTGATGTTTATGCAATCTTAGGTGGAGCAACAGGGATGATTGGTGATCCGTCATTTCGTAACTCAGAAAGAAAGCTTTTAGATCAAGAAACATTATTGTTTAATAAAAACAAAATTAGACAACAATTGGAAAAATTTGGTCTAAAAGTAATCGATAACTACGATTTTTACAAAGATATGAACATTATCGAATTTCTTTCAAAAGTCGGAAAATTAGTTAATGTTAGTTACATGATCGCAAAAGATTCGGTTGCATCAAGACTGGAAAATGGTTTAAGTTTCACCGAATTTAGTTACCAATTAATTCAAGGATGAGACTTTTTAACACTTTACAAAGATAAAAATGTGTGCATTCAATTTGGTGGATCAGACCAGTGAGGTAATATTACAACTGGTTTAGATATGATTTCAACAACTTTCGGAAATGACCATAAAGCAGTCGCATTAACAGCACAATTATTAACTGATGAAAATGGTAATAAATTTGGTAAATCAACAGGTGGTGGAAACTTATGATTAGATAAGGAAATGAATAAACCATTTAGTCTATACCAATTTTTGTACAATCAACCAGATTCACAAATTAAAAACTTATTGATGTGATTAACATTTTTAAGTGTTGAAGAAATTAATCAAATTGTTGCTGAACACGAAAAAGAACCGGCAAAAAGAAAAGCACAAGAAATTTTAGCTTTTGAAGTGGTAAAAGATATTCATTCACGTGAGGATGCTGAAATTGCTCAAAACATTTCAAAAATTATGTTCGATAAGTCATTTAATCCGTTCGAATTAGACACATCTGCCGTTGAACAAATGTTCTCACAAATGAGTAATTTAGAATTAAGTGGAAATAAATCATTGTTTGAACAACTTTTAGACTTAAAAGTTTTTAATTCAAAACGTGAAATTCGCGAAATGTTAGCAACTGGTGCAATTAAATGAAATGATCAAACAATTGAATCAGAAGATTTTGTTGTCGCTTCAGAACAATTCGATTCAAAATACGCATTATTAAAAAAAGGTAAGAAGAATTTATATTTAGTTAAAATTAATTAA
- a CDS encoding MAG1360 family OppF-related protein → MNKQRIFAIENLFEPLNKKNGSSFFNIPLLEIYSNERSAIVIDQESTFFDLENFWYKFLYNETASYVLNEFKSKNRSYNVIYGKNDTFNEIFTFSLEELLEKNFDIPIYQIWDYAYNSKIDNSEILNLKNILNKYDIEFKTKILSILDKSSKSIIEINDKINDDLLILSNDLSSRWFSLKDEEFQSRLDKIKDLLNEFKNENLTFFFKFYYEMFQIYKNFKQEYEQQQKNEADSDESIFDIEKKLKFLKQFNSSSNNIIQQKLLIRDLKFENTFFKNQLKDIIKRNKKYKKYIIYKIKNNIKTNKRKIQLLTSNTKEYLYLYKKIAVKKKSLSFWKYYVNKAKYLDTNELSNIVKAIINEEEFFILNNLSTISELSGFWDKWKIKARIFNNYNFNFNSYIENSRNKKIFLNQEAQKRADMIKEIEKIKFKNKLDLSKQLEQQKFNDFIKLHKAEYRWNKQSRDKLFKTTILKSAPKVKRFEKNLKKQIRSIEATVKVIADVVDKKSKVSNKINELNQFVNTNLNSFESFSKWPLVSSFIYELISFLSNKFLFSNQFALSFLAIQKMILAMSFVSINFSSYLKSYFENEIDDVIKLKLIKILITQPKLAFVKDDESVITNQIRKDFLKILNIICSNNKIPFVFITKNFELAKNNFDSLTIFYKNNLIESGKTIEILNKPINPYTQELVHKHTNKSFSEFWPWIYNDVFFLKETNTHYVCSSQANFLKWNRVNMLESEFENSNSNELKSEILEDVDKYFKPINENKEQQMFFKWQNNIYIGSDLFKLTPKDKQSKTSLVTELENAPSDSSEFQFNDELIY, encoded by the coding sequence ATGAATAAACAAAGAATTTTCGCAATCGAAAATCTTTTTGAACCATTAAATAAAAAGAATGGTTCTTCATTTTTTAATATTCCTTTGTTAGAAATTTATAGTAATGAAAGAAGTGCGATTGTCATTGATCAAGAGAGCACTTTTTTTGATTTAGAAAACTTCTGATACAAGTTTTTATACAACGAAACAGCATCATACGTATTAAATGAATTTAAAAGTAAGAATCGTAGTTACAACGTTATTTATGGTAAAAACGATACTTTTAATGAAATTTTTACTTTTTCACTTGAAGAGTTGTTGGAGAAAAATTTTGATATTCCAATTTATCAAATCTGAGATTATGCATACAACTCAAAAATTGATAACTCCGAAATTTTGAACTTGAAAAATATTTTGAATAAGTATGATATTGAGTTTAAAACCAAAATCTTGAGTATTTTAGATAAATCATCAAAAAGTATTATTGAAATTAACGACAAAATCAATGATGATTTATTAATTTTGTCAAACGATTTAAGTTCGCGTTGATTCTCGCTTAAGGATGAAGAATTTCAAAGTCGCTTGGACAAAATTAAAGATTTATTGAATGAATTTAAAAATGAAAACTTAACATTTTTCTTTAAGTTTTATTATGAAATGTTTCAAATTTATAAGAATTTCAAGCAAGAATATGAGCAACAACAAAAAAATGAAGCCGATTCAGATGAGTCGATTTTTGATATTGAGAAAAAGCTTAAATTCCTAAAACAATTTAACAGTAGTTCAAACAATATCATTCAACAAAAATTACTAATTCGTGACTTAAAATTCGAGAATACTTTTTTTAAAAATCAACTCAAAGACATCATTAAACGAAATAAAAAATATAAAAAATATATTATTTATAAAATTAAAAACAACATTAAAACCAACAAACGCAAAATTCAATTACTCACAAGTAATACAAAGGAATATTTATACCTTTATAAAAAAATTGCAGTTAAAAAGAAAAGTTTAAGTTTTTGAAAATATTATGTTAATAAGGCAAAATATTTAGACACAAATGAGCTCTCAAATATTGTTAAAGCAATTATTAACGAAGAAGAATTTTTCATTTTGAATAATTTGAGCACCATCAGCGAATTATCAGGTTTTTGAGATAAATGAAAAATCAAAGCTCGAATCTTTAATAACTATAATTTCAACTTCAATAGTTATATTGAAAATTCAAGAAATAAAAAGATTTTTCTGAATCAAGAAGCTCAAAAACGTGCTGACATGATTAAAGAAATTGAAAAAATTAAATTTAAAAACAAGTTGGACCTATCAAAACAACTCGAACAACAAAAATTTAATGATTTTATAAAATTACACAAAGCAGAATATAGATGAAATAAACAATCGCGTGATAAATTGTTTAAAACAACAATTCTTAAATCTGCTCCAAAAGTTAAACGTTTTGAAAAGAACCTTAAGAAACAAATTCGTTCAATTGAAGCAACAGTTAAAGTGATTGCAGATGTGGTTGATAAAAAATCAAAAGTTTCGAATAAAATTAATGAATTAAATCAATTTGTTAATACAAACTTAAATAGTTTTGAATCATTTAGCAAATGACCTTTAGTTTCAAGCTTTATTTATGAGCTAATTAGTTTCCTTTCGAATAAATTCTTATTTTCAAATCAATTCGCTCTTTCATTTTTAGCAATTCAAAAAATGATTTTAGCTATGTCATTTGTTTCAATTAATTTCTCATCATATTTAAAATCGTATTTTGAAAATGAGATTGATGATGTAATTAAATTAAAATTAATCAAGATTTTGATTACACAACCAAAACTAGCTTTTGTTAAAGATGATGAATCAGTCATCACAAATCAAATTCGTAAAGACTTTTTAAAAATTTTAAATATCATTTGTTCAAACAATAAAATTCCATTTGTATTTATTACAAAAAATTTCGAATTAGCTAAAAATAATTTTGACAGTTTGACAATTTTCTATAAAAATAACTTAATTGAGAGTGGAAAAACAATTGAAATTTTAAATAAACCAATTAATCCATACACTCAGGAATTAGTGCATAAGCACACGAACAAGAGTTTTAGTGAATTTTGACCATGAATCTATAATGACGTTTTCTTTTTAAAAGAAACAAATACTCACTATGTTTGTTCATCGCAAGCCAACTTTCTAAAATGAAATCGTGTGAACATGCTAGAATCAGAGTTTGAAAATAGTAATTCAAATGAACTCAAATCTGAAATTTTAGAAGATGTAGATAAGTACTTTAAACCAATTAACGAAAATAAAGAACAACAAATGTTCTTTAAATGACAAAATAATATTTATATTGGTTCGGACTTATTCAAACTGACTCCAAAAGATAAACAAAGTAAAACATCATTGGTGACTGAATTGGAAAACGCTCCAAGCGATTCAAGCGAATTTCAATTTAATGATGAATTAATTTATTAA
- the grpE gene encoding nucleotide exchange factor GrpE encodes MMNNNQNTSTNKKKIKIHNGDIIKGQFSFFLDGHEQIPYTKELELKVGNRSYINRLDDFLINRNFHSNMEVQFIFPKNCPNPDWANKKALIKITDAQIIKQKEINQHLEESTKEKDSQIELLSAENEILKLKIKNLEVEIQKTAQTYLDKAKELTAKAQEEISKSKLANNESLKNEINAAKAYALQSFAEDFLTPYNNFKLATRAGENSSDSSVQNYVYGFKMIEKQFNDVLNQHGLEIIEGQVGDEYDPEQHYAIDIVYDQNKNDNEIKQNKAFGLKLNGRVVKPATVVIYKKN; translated from the coding sequence ATGATGAATAATAATCAAAATACAAGTACAAATAAAAAGAAAATTAAAATTCATAATGGTGATATCATAAAGGGACAATTTAGTTTTTTTCTAGATGGTCACGAACAAATTCCTTATACTAAAGAACTCGAATTAAAAGTTGGTAATAGAAGCTACATCAACCGATTAGATGATTTTTTAATTAATCGTAATTTCCACTCAAACATGGAAGTTCAATTTATTTTTCCAAAAAATTGTCCTAATCCTGATTGAGCAAATAAAAAAGCATTAATTAAAATAACTGATGCACAAATTATTAAACAAAAAGAAATTAATCAACATTTAGAAGAGTCAACAAAAGAAAAAGATTCACAAATTGAATTGTTATCTGCTGAAAATGAAATTTTGAAATTAAAAATTAAAAATCTTGAGGTTGAAATTCAAAAAACAGCACAAACTTATTTAGATAAAGCAAAAGAATTGACCGCTAAAGCTCAAGAAGAAATTTCTAAAAGCAAGTTAGCAAACAATGAAAGCTTAAAAAACGAAATTAATGCTGCAAAAGCTTATGCGTTACAATCATTTGCTGAGGATTTTCTTACACCTTATAATAATTTTAAATTAGCAACTCGTGCCGGGGAAAATAGTAGTGACTCAAGTGTCCAAAATTATGTTTATGGATTTAAAATGATTGAAAAACAATTTAATGATGTTTTAAATCAACACGGACTCGAAATCATCGAGGGACAAGTTGGGGACGAATACGATCCTGAACAACATTATGCAATTGATATTGTTTACGATCAAAACAAGAATGATAATGAGATTAAACAAAATAAAGCTTTCGGGCTTAAATTAAACGGCCGTGTGGTAAAACCAGCGACAGTTGTAATTTACAAAAAAAATTAG
- a CDS encoding DegV family protein: MKKVAIIVDSSSGLTKEQTLELGWFFIPLHIEIDNVIYDDGINLSTQNLFDIFNENSDNAKTSSTKLGEVIDLLNSIKDEYENIVIFPISKFLSGQYQSLKLLESDYPNLRVLESRSIAQFIVYELLKFEEKIKNNVPFETALSEIKLKPDYASISLIPKHNTFLVKGGRLHPAAATIAKLFKIVPIIKFEDGQLLKEGKGRIFNKTVLSKVAEKKELINSSNPTFVLLHSFSNPADYLLEETVQEIKNQFGFKPFVLYLPSVVSIHTGPEAICLCLINEDASKYL, from the coding sequence ATGAAAAAAGTTGCTATTATTGTGGATTCGTCATCCGGTTTAACAAAAGAACAAACATTGGAATTAGGTTGATTTTTTATTCCGTTGCATATTGAAATTGATAATGTGATTTATGATGATGGAATTAATTTATCGACTCAAAACTTATTTGATATTTTTAATGAAAATTCTGATAATGCAAAAACTTCTTCAACTAAACTTGGTGAAGTAATTGATTTGTTAAATTCAATTAAGGATGAATACGAAAACATTGTAATTTTTCCAATTAGTAAATTTTTATCTGGTCAATATCAATCGCTAAAACTTTTAGAATCAGATTATCCTAACTTAAGAGTTTTAGAATCACGTTCAATTGCTCAGTTTATTGTTTATGAATTATTAAAATTTGAAGAAAAAATCAAAAATAATGTACCTTTTGAAACTGCTTTAAGTGAAATTAAACTCAAACCTGATTATGCTTCGATTTCACTAATACCTAAACACAATACTTTCTTGGTTAAAGGTGGTCGTTTACATCCTGCAGCTGCAACAATTGCGAAATTATTTAAAATTGTCCCTATTATCAAATTTGAAGACGGTCAACTACTCAAAGAAGGAAAAGGCCGTATCTTCAACAAAACTGTTTTAAGTAAAGTTGCTGAGAAAAAAGAGTTAATCAACTCATCAAATCCGACTTTTGTTTTATTGCATTCTTTTTCAAATCCTGCAGACTATTTATTAGAAGAAACAGTTCAAGAAATCAAAAATCAATTCGGATTTAAACCTTTTGTATTATATTTACCTTCCGTAGTTTCAATTCACACTGGTCCTGAAGCGATTTGTTTGTGTCTAATCAACGAAGATGCTTCAAAATATTTATAA
- the tapR gene encoding TyrS-associated PheT N-terminal domain-related protein TapR → MLLGRNIYKNFDKTTIIVVDASLNVTNKIEADDIVIFYDKNNCVASIVLNNCDYFRNTNKTFYTLNNEQFEYISDLVKKINSDLIINNTVKFQYGKITKRTQHPKSDKLFIIDIFNGEKTITLVTNTLDSQEDKVVVFAHIGAQTFSGIDVKMSELIGVKSPGMLVGYNSLGLSGEGLIFGDDSLIGQEFQI, encoded by the coding sequence ATGTTATTAGGTAGAAATATATATAAAAACTTTGATAAAACAACAATAATTGTAGTAGATGCAAGCTTAAATGTGACAAATAAAATTGAAGCGGATGATATTGTTATTTTTTATGACAAAAACAATTGTGTAGCTTCAATAGTCCTTAATAATTGCGATTATTTTAGAAATACTAATAAAACATTTTATACATTAAATAACGAACAATTTGAATATATTAGCGACTTAGTTAAAAAAATAAATTCAGATTTAATCATTAATAACACCGTAAAATTTCAATATGGTAAGATTACAAAACGCACTCAACATCCTAAGTCGGATAAATTATTTATTATTGATATTTTTAACGGTGAAAAAACTATTACATTAGTCACCAATACACTTGATTCACAGGAAGATAAAGTTGTGGTTTTTGCACATATTGGAGCACAAACTTTTTCTGGTATCGACGTAAAAATGTCTGAACTAATCGGAGTTAAAAGTCCAGGTATGTTAGTTGGTTACAACTCGCTTGGTTTAAGTGGAGAAGGTTTAATTTTTGGTGATGATTCATTAATTGGACAAGAATTTCAAATTTAA
- the dnaK gene encoding molecular chaperone DnaK, giving the protein MAKEIILGIDLGTTNSVVAIVEGKNPIVLENPNGKRTTPSVVSFKNDEIIVGEVAKRQIETNPNTIASIKRLMGTSKTVHANNKDYKPEEISAMILSYLKEYAEKKLGQKVSKAVITVPAYFDNAQREATKIAGKIAGLDVLRIINEPTAAALAFGLDKGEKSMKVLVYDLGGGTFDVSVLELEEGTFEVLSTSGDNHLGGDDWDNEIVKWMINKIKENYNYDPSQDKMAMARLKETAEKAKIDLSSQSVANINLPFLAVTENGPVNVELELKRSEFDAMTAYLVDKTRKPIEDALKEAGITANDLHEVLLVGGSTRIPAVQEMVKRTLGKEPNRSINPDEVVAIGAAIQGAVLAGDIDDILLLDVTPLTLGIETEGGIATPLIPRNTKIPTTKSQIFSTAADNQTEVTIRVVQGERQMASDNKLLGQFNLSGIEPAPRGVPQIEVSFSIDVNGITKVTAKDKKTNQEQTITIENNSKLSEEEINRMVKEAEENREADAKRKEEVETIVRAETLVSQIEKANAEQGDKLDAKAKEESEKLVKEIKELIEKKDIANLKQKLDEIENVMKNFANYAAQQQAANSNNDSTEDTAEIVE; this is encoded by the coding sequence ATGGCGAAAGAAATTATTTTAGGAATCGACTTAGGGACAACTAACTCAGTAGTTGCCATAGTTGAAGGAAAAAATCCAATTGTTTTAGAAAATCCAAACGGTAAAAGAACAACTCCATCAGTTGTAAGTTTTAAAAATGACGAAATTATTGTTGGTGAAGTAGCAAAAAGACAAATCGAAACTAACCCTAATACAATCGCATCAATCAAGCGACTAATGGGAACAAGTAAAACAGTTCATGCAAATAATAAAGATTATAAACCTGAAGAAATTTCAGCTATGATTCTTTCTTATTTAAAAGAATATGCTGAAAAGAAATTAGGTCAAAAAGTGTCAAAAGCTGTTATTACAGTTCCTGCATATTTTGATAATGCACAACGTGAAGCAACTAAAATTGCTGGTAAAATTGCTGGTTTAGATGTTTTACGTATTATCAACGAACCAACTGCAGCTGCATTAGCTTTTGGTCTTGATAAAGGTGAAAAATCAATGAAAGTGCTTGTGTACGACTTAGGTGGTGGTACCTTTGACGTGTCTGTTTTAGAACTTGAAGAAGGAACATTCGAAGTACTTTCAACATCTGGGGACAATCACTTAGGTGGTGATGATTGAGATAACGAAATTGTTAAATGAATGATTAACAAAATTAAAGAAAACTACAACTACGATCCAAGTCAAGACAAAATGGCAATGGCTCGTTTAAAAGAGACAGCTGAAAAAGCGAAAATCGACTTATCAAGTCAATCAGTTGCAAACATTAATTTACCATTCCTAGCAGTTACAGAAAATGGACCTGTTAACGTAGAATTAGAGCTAAAACGTAGCGAATTTGACGCAATGACAGCATATTTAGTTGATAAAACTAGAAAACCAATTGAAGACGCTCTTAAAGAAGCTGGAATTACAGCAAATGACTTGCATGAAGTATTATTAGTTGGTGGTTCAACTAGAATTCCAGCTGTGCAAGAAATGGTAAAAAGAACTTTAGGAAAAGAACCTAACCGTTCAATTAACCCTGACGAAGTGGTTGCTATCGGTGCTGCAATCCAAGGTGCCGTTTTAGCTGGTGATATTGATGATATCTTACTTTTAGACGTTACACCTTTAACTTTAGGAATCGAAACTGAAGGTGGGATTGCTACTCCTTTAATTCCAAGAAACACCAAAATTCCTACAACTAAATCACAAATTTTCTCAACAGCTGCAGATAACCAAACTGAAGTAACAATTCGTGTTGTGCAAGGTGAACGTCAAATGGCAAGTGATAACAAATTACTTGGTCAATTCAACTTAAGTGGAATTGAACCAGCACCTCGTGGAGTTCCACAAATTGAAGTGTCATTCTCAATTGACGTTAACGGTATTACTAAAGTTACAGCTAAAGACAAAAAAACAAACCAAGAACAAACAATTACAATTGAAAATAACTCAAAATTAAGTGAAGAAGAAATTAATCGTATGGTTAAAGAAGCTGAAGAAAACAGAGAAGCAGATGCAAAACGTAAAGAAGAAGTTGAAACCATCGTGCGTGCTGAAACTTTAGTTTCACAAATTGAAAAAGCTAACGCTGAACAAGGTGATAAATTAGACGCTAAAGCTAAAGAAGAAAGTGAAAAATTAGTTAAGGAAATTAAAGAATTAATCGAGAAAAAAGATATTGCAAACTTAAAACAAAAACTTGACGAAATTGAAAACGTAATGAAAAATTTTGCTAACTATGCAGCACAACAACAAGCTGCAAATTCAAATAATGATTCAACCGAAGATACAGCAGAAATTGTTGAATAA
- a CDS encoding potassium channel family protein has product MNLKHKEDICVIGTGRFGQAIIGQLLKMNKSVFVIDKMEENVKMYANEVERAVVADAADMKALEALKIYQMETVVVAVPDNIEIVAALLELGIKNIIARATSKRHARVLKQIGVNVIIRPESESGIRTALIAANDNFIKYSQNLLELGDNFVVGTTIIKNVELDGKMIRELALNNKGVTIILIKRNEKSMRAQGDTKIFLDDLVSLVGKVEDVTNVLGLFNEC; this is encoded by the coding sequence ATGAACTTAAAACATAAAGAAGATATTTGTGTAATCGGAACTGGTCGCTTCGGTCAAGCAATTATTGGTCAATTGTTAAAAATGAATAAGAGTGTTTTTGTAATTGACAAAATGGAAGAAAACGTCAAAATGTACGCAAACGAAGTCGAGCGCGCTGTGGTTGCAGATGCAGCTGATATGAAAGCACTTGAAGCACTAAAAATTTATCAAATGGAAACTGTTGTTGTAGCAGTTCCAGATAATATTGAAATTGTTGCTGCTCTATTAGAATTAGGAATTAAAAACATTATCGCTCGAGCAACAAGTAAGAGACATGCTCGTGTTTTAAAACAAATTGGTGTTAATGTGATTATTCGTCCTGAAAGTGAATCAGGAATTCGGACTGCATTAATTGCAGCTAACGATAACTTTATCAAATATTCACAAAATTTACTTGAATTAGGAGATAATTTCGTTGTCGGAACTACTATTATTAAAAACGTTGAACTCGATGGAAAAATGATCCGTGAACTAGCTTTAAATAATAAAGGTGTTACAATTATTCTAATTAAAAGAAACGAAAAATCAATGCGTGCTCAAGGGGATACTAAAATTTTTCTTGATGACTTAGTATCTTTAGTTGGTAAAGTAGAAGACGTTACAAATGTTTTAGGCTTATTTAATGAATGCTAG
- the parE gene encoding DNA topoisomerase IV subunit B: MQKTYTAKDIKQLKGLEAVRKRPGMYIGGTDSAGLHHLVWEIVDNSIDEALVGYANHIKVTLEKNGFITVEDNGRGIPVDQTEDGRSGVELIFTELHAGGKFDDSVYKSAGGLHGVGSSVVNALSTELIVEVYRDGKAYRTKFIQDDIVERTHVIGNTNKRGTKVSFKPDYTFFKKAKINPDTISERLKESCFLISGLQIDLINKFDDTEETYKYDNGISEFVSFINDSKTPLTTVYTFKDEQKNIQVELGFQYTDSYNELIQSFVNNVKTRDGGTHETGLKTAFTKVFNDFASDENLLKNKAAFEGSDIREGLTVVLSLKVPENHLEFVGQTKDKLGTPEAKGVVEELVTKFLKQWITENKQIAKKILEKIKRAYDIRNEEKKRKQELRKSKNLLKEKMIISDKLTPAQSRKPMEKELFLVEGDSAGGSAKSGRDRKYQAILPLRGKVINAQKSNLLDVLKNTEIGTIINAIGAGYGKDFDITKAQYGKVILMTDADTDGAHIQILLLTFFYRFMKPLIEEGRVFIALPPLFKVFNKTKKTVKYAWDEQELKSIMATEKGATEIQRYKGLGEMNSTQLWETTMDPKTRTIIKVTIDDASLAERRVSILMGQNANSRKEWIDKNVDFSNSEEFIENLI, encoded by the coding sequence ATGCAAAAAACTTATACAGCTAAGGACATTAAGCAACTAAAAGGACTTGAAGCAGTCCGTAAAAGACCTGGTATGTACATCGGAGGTACCGATAGTGCTGGACTTCATCATTTAGTTTGAGAAATTGTAGATAACTCCATTGATGAAGCGTTAGTTGGATACGCAAATCATATAAAAGTCACATTAGAAAAAAATGGTTTTATAACTGTTGAAGATAATGGACGTGGAATTCCAGTCGATCAAACCGAAGATGGTCGTAGTGGTGTAGAATTGATTTTTACCGAATTACACGCCGGTGGTAAATTTGACGATTCAGTATATAAAAGTGCTGGTGGACTTCATGGTGTAGGTTCTTCGGTAGTTAATGCTTTATCAACTGAATTAATTGTTGAAGTTTATCGTGATGGAAAAGCATACCGTACTAAATTTATTCAAGATGATATAGTTGAAAGAACACATGTAATTGGAAACACTAATAAACGTGGTACAAAAGTATCATTTAAACCAGATTATACCTTCTTTAAAAAAGCAAAAATCAATCCAGATACAATTAGCGAACGTCTTAAAGAAAGTTGTTTTTTAATCTCTGGATTGCAAATTGACTTAATTAATAAATTTGATGATACTGAAGAAACATATAAATATGACAATGGTATTTCAGAATTTGTTAGCTTTATAAACGATTCTAAAACACCACTAACTACAGTGTACACATTCAAAGATGAACAAAAAAATATTCAGGTTGAACTGGGTTTCCAGTACACCGACTCATACAACGAATTAATTCAAAGTTTCGTAAACAACGTTAAAACACGTGATGGCGGTACACACGAAACAGGTTTAAAAACAGCTTTTACCAAAGTTTTTAATGACTTTGCAAGTGATGAAAACTTACTTAAAAACAAAGCGGCGTTTGAGGGAAGTGATATTCGTGAGGGGCTTACTGTTGTACTCTCATTAAAAGTACCTGAAAACCATTTAGAATTCGTTGGACAAACTAAGGATAAACTAGGGACACCTGAAGCTAAAGGAGTTGTTGAAGAACTAGTTACAAAATTCTTAAAGCAATGAATTACAGAAAATAAACAAATCGCTAAGAAAATTTTAGAAAAAATCAAACGTGCTTACGATATTCGTAATGAAGAAAAAAAACGTAAGCAAGAATTGCGTAAAAGTAAAAACTTACTTAAAGAAAAAATGATTATTTCTGATAAGTTAACTCCTGCTCAAAGTCGTAAACCAATGGAAAAAGAGTTGTTCCTAGTCGAAGGGGACTCTGCTGGCGGCTCAGCTAAAAGTGGTCGTGACCGTAAATATCAAGCAATTTTACCTTTAAGAGGGAAAGTTATAAATGCTCAGAAGTCCAATTTATTAGATGTATTGAAGAACACCGAAATTGGGACAATCATAAACGCAATAGGGGCTGGTTACGGAAAAGATTTTGATATCACGAAAGCTCAATACGGTAAAGTAATATTAATGACCGACGCGGACACTGATGGGGCTCACATTCAAATCTTATTATTAACATTTTTCTATCGTTTTATGAAACCACTAATTGAAGAAGGTAGAGTTTTTATTGCGTTACCACCTTTATTTAAAGTGTTTAATAAAACTAAAAAAACAGTTAAATATGCTTGAGATGAACAAGAATTAAAAAGCATAATGGCTACTGAAAAAGGTGCGACTGAAATTCAAAGATATAAAGGACTTGGTGAAATGAACTCTACTCAGTTATGAGAAACCACCATGGATCCAAAGACCAGAACAATCATAAAAGTTACCATTGATGATGCATCACTTGCAGAAAGAAGAGTTTCGATCCTGATGGGACAAAATGCTAATTCGAGAAAAGAATGAATTGATAAGAATGTTGACTTTTCAAATTCAGAGGAATTTATCGAAAACTTGATTTAA